Proteins found in one Maridesulfovibrio sp. genomic segment:
- a CDS encoding phosphoadenosine phosphosulfate reductase family protein, protein MTEINASSPLDAKVEHTAGLMSGMLEMYPPERIAVAWTGGKDSTVVLALWREVLKSKGKEASLVLVPRALSIDTGIKFSEVMSFRDRVALQWGVDVKVIRPDVDLSGYPVAEDPVKCCADLKIKPLQQAIEKFEIDLLITGIRRDEHPGRAVRKYMEVRDNPDHTLLNPILEWTEMDIWSFITMHGLPYCELYDQGYRSLGCQPCTAKGGSSERDGRSAAKERNLEQLTSMGYF, encoded by the coding sequence TTGACTGAAATAAACGCATCTTCCCCTCTTGATGCCAAGGTGGAGCACACAGCCGGATTAATGTCCGGTATGCTTGAAATGTACCCTCCCGAGCGCATCGCAGTGGCTTGGACCGGAGGCAAAGATTCCACTGTCGTGCTGGCACTCTGGCGCGAAGTCCTTAAAAGCAAGGGAAAAGAAGCCTCACTTGTGCTGGTTCCCCGAGCATTATCCATTGATACCGGAATAAAATTCAGCGAAGTAATGTCTTTCCGGGACCGCGTAGCTTTGCAGTGGGGAGTTGATGTGAAGGTAATCCGGCCGGATGTGGACCTCTCCGGTTATCCTGTGGCCGAGGACCCTGTAAAATGCTGCGCCGACCTCAAAATCAAGCCCTTGCAGCAGGCTATAGAAAAATTTGAAATAGATCTGCTTATTACCGGAATCCGCAGGGATGAACATCCCGGAAGGGCCGTTAGAAAATATATGGAAGTGCGTGATAATCCCGACCACACCCTGCTCAATCCCATTCTTGAGTGGACAGAGATGGACATATGGTCGTTCATCACCATGCATGGGCTTCCGTACTGCGAGCTATATGATCAGGGTTACCGGTCTCTTGGGTGTCAGCCCTGCACCGCAAAGGGCGGCAGCAGCGAACGTGACGGACGTAGCGCAGCCAAGGAACGCAATCTGGAACAGCTCACTTCCATGGGATATTTTTAA
- a CDS encoding RimK/LysX family protein translates to MNCPEYIQGKTVVGWREWAAFPQLNIPAIKFKTDTGAKTSCLHSFQQDFFERQGQKWIRFGIHPVQKRTDVEIFCEAPVVDFRTVTNSGGISEDRPVISSQLVLGNMSWNIELTLTNRDSMKFRMLLGRSAMVERLIVDPDGSYLLGRKHAAEYYK, encoded by the coding sequence ATGAACTGTCCTGAATACATACAGGGAAAGACGGTCGTCGGCTGGAGGGAATGGGCCGCATTTCCGCAATTAAATATTCCGGCTATCAAATTTAAAACTGATACCGGAGCGAAAACTTCCTGCCTGCATTCTTTTCAGCAGGATTTTTTCGAGCGGCAGGGGCAAAAATGGATTCGGTTCGGCATTCATCCGGTACAAAAACGTACTGATGTGGAAATTTTCTGCGAAGCGCCTGTTGTAGATTTTCGCACAGTCACCAATTCCGGTGGAATAAGTGAAGACCGGCCTGTGATCAGTTCTCAGTTGGTGCTGGGTAACATGAGCTGGAATATTGAACTGACCCTTACCAACCGTGATTCCATGAAATTCCGAATGCTTCTGGGCAGGTCGGCCATGGTGGAACGGCTCATTGTAGATCCGGACGGATCTTACCTGTTGGGCAGGAAACACGCTGCTGAATATTATAAATAA
- the rimK gene encoding 30S ribosomal protein S6--L-glutamate ligase: MKIGILSRKRELYSTNSLVEACKARGHEVRVINPLRCYMNITSHNPSILYKGEKLEGFDAIIPRIGASVTFYGCAVVRQFEMMGVYCVNESVAISRSRDKLRSLQLLARKGIGLPVTAFANSTQYTEDLIDIVGGAPLVIKLLEGTQGKGVVLAETRNTAASIIEAFKGLEANILVQEFISEASGSDIRCLVVGDKVIASMKRQGREGDFRSNLHQGGSATQVKITPEERSTAVRSAKIMGLGFCGVDILRSNHGPVVMEVNSSPGLEGIERTTDIDVAGKLISYIEKNAQPGKTKTKGKG, translated from the coding sequence ATGAAAATCGGCATCCTTTCCCGTAAACGGGAACTCTACTCGACCAATTCCCTGGTTGAAGCCTGCAAGGCTCGCGGCCATGAAGTAAGGGTTATCAACCCTCTGCGCTGCTACATGAACATAACTTCTCACAACCCCAGCATTCTCTACAAAGGGGAAAAGCTGGAAGGGTTTGACGCCATCATCCCACGCATAGGTGCGTCCGTCACCTTTTACGGCTGCGCGGTGGTTCGCCAGTTTGAAATGATGGGGGTCTATTGTGTAAATGAATCCGTTGCCATCTCCCGCTCACGCGATAAACTTCGCAGCCTGCAACTGCTGGCCCGCAAAGGCATAGGGCTTCCTGTTACGGCCTTTGCCAACTCCACCCAGTACACGGAAGACCTGATTGATATCGTCGGCGGAGCCCCGCTGGTCATCAAACTGCTGGAAGGAACACAGGGTAAAGGAGTCGTACTTGCGGAGACCAGAAACACCGCTGCGAGTATAATCGAGGCATTCAAGGGTCTTGAGGCCAACATTCTGGTACAGGAATTTATATCCGAAGCCTCCGGTTCAGATATACGTTGTCTTGTGGTCGGAGACAAAGTCATAGCTTCCATGAAACGACAGGGCCGCGAAGGAGACTTCCGCTCCAATCTGCATCAGGGCGGGTCCGCCACTCAGGTAAAAATCACACCTGAGGAGCGCTCTACAGCTGTACGCAGCGCCAAAATCATGGGGCTCGGTTTCTGCGGTGTGGATATCCTCCGCTCAAATCACGGTCCGGTAGTTATGGAAGTTAACTCTTCCCCCGGTCTTGAAGGCATAGAAAGAACTACTGACATCGACGTTGCCGGAAAACTCATCTCCTACATCGAAAAAAACGCCCAGCCCGGAAAGACAAAAACAAAAGGCAAAGGCTAA